The following coding sequences lie in one Candidatus Eisenbacteria bacterium genomic window:
- a CDS encoding acyl-CoA dehydrogenase family protein, whose amino-acid sequence MINFQPSEEQELLRKTLASFAREVVRPNAREADEKEHVPAPVVDKGWELGLVQDAIPEGLGGYGSPRSAIGGTFILEELGYGSLGVALHLVTPRLFTIPLLVAGTDEQRAKWLPKFAGTSFAVGTAAFTEPRWDFDPTTLATRAERSGADWVLTGEKCFVPLADKAEAILVYATAPDGLAAFVVEPGANGLTVGEREKNMGIKALDTFGLTLAGVRVPAASRLGGDGAKLQALVDAQHVASAAAAVGVGRAAFDYARDYAKERTAFGVPIATKQAIAFMLSNMAIEIDAMRLLAWEAAWRLDQSLPATREAYLAKQYAADAVLKIADNALQVLGGHGYIRDHLVELFLRDARSFGTIDGVAIV is encoded by the coding sequence ATGATCAACTTTCAGCCGTCGGAGGAGCAGGAGCTCCTGCGCAAGACGCTCGCCTCCTTTGCGCGCGAGGTCGTGCGGCCGAATGCGCGCGAGGCCGACGAGAAGGAGCACGTCCCGGCGCCCGTCGTCGACAAGGGCTGGGAGCTCGGGCTCGTCCAGGACGCGATCCCCGAGGGCCTGGGCGGCTACGGCAGCCCCCGCTCGGCGATCGGGGGTACGTTCATCCTGGAGGAGCTCGGCTACGGGAGCCTCGGCGTCGCGCTCCACCTCGTGACACCCCGTCTGTTCACGATCCCGCTGCTGGTGGCCGGTACCGACGAGCAGCGCGCCAAGTGGCTTCCGAAGTTCGCCGGAACGAGCTTCGCGGTCGGGACCGCCGCCTTCACGGAGCCCCGCTGGGACTTCGACCCGACCACCCTCGCCACCAGGGCCGAGCGCAGCGGCGCCGACTGGGTCCTCACCGGTGAGAAGTGCTTCGTCCCGCTCGCCGACAAAGCCGAGGCGATCCTCGTCTACGCGACCGCGCCGGACGGCCTCGCCGCGTTCGTCGTCGAACCTGGAGCGAACGGGCTCACCGTCGGCGAGCGCGAGAAGAACATGGGGATCAAGGCCCTCGACACCTTCGGCCTGACGCTTGCGGGGGTGCGCGTCCCCGCCGCCAGCCGGCTCGGCGGCGACGGAGCGAAGCTACAGGCGCTGGTCGACGCGCAGCACGTGGCCAGCGCCGCGGCGGCGGTGGGCGTCGGACGGGCCGCGTTCGACTATGCGCGCGACTATGCCAAGGAGCGCACGGCGTTCGGCGTGCCGATCGCGACCAAGCAGGCGATCGCGTTCATGCTCTCGAACATGGCGATCGAGATCGACGCCATGCGCCTGCTCGCCTGGGAAGCGGCGTGGCGGCTCGACCAGAGCCTCCCCGCCACACGGGAAGCGTACCTGGCCAAGCAGTACGCCGCCGACGCCGTGCTGAAGATCGCCGACAACGCCCTCCAGGTGCTGGGCGGCCACGGATACATCCGCGACCATCTGGTCGAGCTGTTCCTGCGCGACGCGCGCAGCTTCGGCACGATCGATGGCGTCGCCATCGTCTGA
- a CDS encoding TetR/AcrR family transcriptional regulator, which yields MAAAIDCFARLGYQGTSIDRIARHAGVTKGALYYHFRDKEELLFEAVSDRVGGFEQHVLAEVGPSIDTIGALRRVIDACFFHATVSNHRRFIITLMVEALDTNPQLSAKFQRILRRMRAFLAEVVRRGQEAGTVRAELDAEQTAALVAGAIMGAEIQHYQDPAEVDLRRVLDTLVVQLADWLTPRSRAVATTGGYEA from the coding sequence ATGGCGGCAGCCATCGATTGCTTCGCCCGCCTCGGCTACCAGGGCACCTCGATCGACCGCATCGCCCGCCACGCGGGCGTGACCAAAGGCGCGCTCTACTACCACTTCCGGGACAAGGAAGAGCTCCTCTTCGAGGCCGTGAGCGACCGCGTCGGCGGCTTCGAGCAGCACGTGCTCGCCGAGGTCGGGCCGTCGATCGACACGATCGGCGCGCTCCGCCGGGTCATCGACGCCTGCTTCTTTCACGCCACGGTTTCGAACCACCGGCGCTTCATCATCACCCTCATGGTCGAGGCGCTCGACACGAATCCGCAGCTCTCGGCCAAGTTCCAGCGCATCCTGCGGCGCATGCGCGCCTTCCTCGCCGAGGTCGTGCGGCGCGGTCAGGAGGCCGGGACGGTTCGAGCCGAGCTCGACGCCGAGCAAACGGCGGCGCTCGTCGCCGGCGCGATCATGGGAGCCGAGATTCAACACTACCAGGATCCCGCCGAGGTCGATCTCCGCAGGGTCCTGGACACGCTGGTCGTGCAGCTCGCCGACTGGCTGACGCCGCGATCCAGGGCGGTCGCGACGACGGGAGGCTACGAAGCATGA